The genomic region AGGGGCGCGGCTATGCGCTGACGGTGGAAGGCGCGGCGGTGAACCTGTCGGCGCTGGAGGGCCTGCTCGGCCGGCCGCTGCCGCCGCTGCGCCAGGTCGCGGTGGCGGCCCGGGTCGAGGATGCCGGCACCGACATCCCGCGCATCAGCGGCATCGCCGTCCGCGCCGGCGAATCGGCGCTGGACGGATTCATCCCCGGCCTGCAGCTCTCGCGCATGGAGCTGTCGGCGGCGCGGCTGGAGGAACCGGTGCGGGCCGATGTCGAGGGCAGCCTGCGCGGCACGCGGCTGCGCGTCTCGGCCACGCTGGGCGCCCCGACGATGCTGCTGGCGGCGGCGGGCCCGTTCCCGATCGAGCTGGCGGCCGAGGCGGCGGGGGCCACGCTGGTGGCCAAGGGCGGGCTGGCGGCGCCGCTGGCCTTGTCCGGGCTCGACCTGGGCGTGACCGCCCGCATTCCCGATGTCGCCGCGCTGGCGCCGCTGGCCGGGCAGGCGCTGCCGGCGCTGCGGCAGGTAACGATGGATGCGCGGCTGCGTGACGGCAGCGGCGGGCTCGCCCGCGGCATCGCGGTGCGGGGCCTCGCCCTGACCGCGCCGCAGGCCGACCTGTCGGGCGAGGCCGAACTGAGCTTCGGCGACCGTCCGGCGGTGCAGGCGAATCTGACCTCGCGCCGGATCGACGCCGACGCGATCCTGGGGGCGTTGCCGGCCGGGGCCGGCGCGGAGGCGGCGCCGCAGGCGACTCCGCCGGCCGATCCGCCGGCCCCGGCCGCTTCACGGCCGGCGCGGCTGATCCCGGCGACGAAGCTGCCTTTCGCGGCGCTGGACCGGCTGGATGCCGACCTGCGCTTCGCGGTGGCCGAGTTGCGGGCCGGCGGCGTGCTCACCCGCGACCTGTCCGGGCATGCGGTGCTGCGCGAGGGAACGCTCGCGGTCGATCCGGTGACCGGCACGCTGCCGGGCGGGCGGCTGGAGCTGGCGCTGACCGCCGGGGGGCGGCAGAGCCCGCCGCCGGTGGCGCTGACCCTGCGGGCGCCGGGGATGTCGCTCGGGCCATTGCTGGCGGCCTTCGGGCTGCCGCAGGATATGGGCGGCACGGCCGAGCTGGATGCCGATCTGCGCGGGGCGGGCGAGACGCCGCAGGCGATCGCGGCGACGCTGAGCGGACGGCTCGGCGTGGCGATGGTCGATGCCGGGCTGGACAACCAGGTGCTCGGCCTGGTGCTGGGTGAGGTATTGCGCGCGGCGAAGCTGCCGGCGGAGGTGCTTGCCCCGGGCGGGGTGGGACAGGTGACGCTGCGCTGCCTCGCGGTGCGGGCCGACGCCGATTCGGGGCTGGTGCAGGTCGGGCCGCTGGTGGTGGATGCCGGGCGGTTGCTGGTACAGGGGGCGGGCACGGTGAATCTGCGGGATGAAGGGCTGGCGCTGCGGCTGCGGCCGATGCTGCGGGCCGGCACTTCAGTGGTGGTGCCGGTGCGTGTCGGCGGGACCTTGCTCGAGCCGAAATTCGGGCCTGATCCCGGCGGGACGGCAGGGGCGCTGGCCGGATTCGCCGCGGGGATGATCGCGGGGCGCAATCCGCAACTGGGAGCGTTGCTGGGCGAGCGGGGCGGCGATGCCTGCGGCCCGGCGCTGGCGGCGGCGCGCGGCGGGCGGGCCGGGGCCGAGCCGAAGACCGCGCCGCCGCAGGCCGGGCCGCTGGCGCCGCGCCTGCCCAAGCCGGCCGATCTGCTGCGGCAGTTGACCCGATGAAGCGGTTCTGGGACCGGGCCGGGGTCGAGGCGGAGGACGGGCAGTTCCGGGTGGTGCTGGACGGGCGGCCGGTGCGGCTGCCTGGCGGGGCCTCGCTGCTGGTGCCCTCGCGGGCGCTGGCCGAGGCGCTGGCGGCGGAATGGCAGCTTGCCGGCGGGGCGCGTGGCGGGGAAATGGGCTGGACCGATGTGCCGCTGACCCGGCTGGCCGGCACGGCGCAGGAGCGCATCGCGCCCGATCCGGAACCGGTGGTGCTGGAAATCGCCCGCTACGGCGAGACCGACCTGCTGTGCTATCGTGCCGATCGGCCGGAGAGCCTGGTGCGGCGCCAGCAGGAAAACTGGCAGCCCTGGTTGGACTGGACCGAGCGCACATATGGCGCGAGGCTGCGGGTGACCGCGGGGGTGGTGCACGTGGCGCAGGAGCCGCAGGCGCTGGCGGCGCTGGCGCAGGCGGTGGCGGCGCATGATCCCTGGGGGCTGGCGGCGCTGGGCATCGCGGTGCCGGCGCTGGGCAGCCTGGTGCTGGGGCTGGCGCTCGCCGCCTTCCGCCTCGATGCGGCCACGGCGCATGATCTGGCTGGCCTGGACGAGACGTTCCAGGAAGAATTGTGGGGACGGGACAACGAGGCGGCGCAGCGCCGCCGGCAGGTGGGAGAGGAGGTCGCCTTGGCGGGTCGTTTCCTGGAACTGTCGCGCTGATGGCCGCGAAGCGCCTGGTCATTTCCGGTCGTGTGCAAGGGGTGGGGTTCCGTCACTGG from Rhodovastum atsumiense harbors:
- a CDS encoding AsmA family protein; this encodes MPPRRRHRHSRLFPILFLTVLALLLLLVLAGAGVLLFVDPNAWRPRIEAEVQRATGRALQLGQLRLVPALSPTLEAEDVRLANMPGGSRPEMLTVAQAEVKLALLPLLTGRIEVARLQLVRPDILLETDADGRPNWRFGPTAEKSAADKAGDAGAPPAAAPAASPGSGPDLLVRSLRLEDGQVTWRDGATGRATVLAVKLLKAGAAGVGAPVTASAEGRLGDQPLVLTAETGPLARLLDPVASDPWPVAATLEIPGARLGVTGTVTRPLQGRGYALTVEGAAVNLSALEGLLGRPLPPLRQVAVAARVEDAGTDIPRISGIAVRAGESALDGFIPGLQLSRMELSAARLEEPVRADVEGSLRGTRLRVSATLGAPTMLLAAAGPFPIELAAEAAGATLVAKGGLAAPLALSGLDLGVTARIPDVAALAPLAGQALPALRQVTMDARLRDGSGGLARGIAVRGLALTAPQADLSGEAELSFGDRPAVQANLTSRRIDADAILGALPAGAGAEAAPQATPPADPPAPAASRPARLIPATKLPFAALDRLDADLRFAVAELRAGGVLTRDLSGHAVLREGTLAVDPVTGTLPGGRLELALTAGGRQSPPPVALTLRAPGMSLGPLLAAFGLPQDMGGTAELDADLRGAGETPQAIAATLSGRLGVAMVDAGLDNQVLGLVLGEVLRAAKLPAEVLAPGGVGQVTLRCLAVRADADSGLVQVGPLVVDAGRLLVQGAGTVNLRDEGLALRLRPMLRAGTSVVVPVRVGGTLLEPKFGPDPGGTAGALAGFAAGMIAGRNPQLGALLGERGGDACGPALAAARGGRAGAEPKTAPPQAGPLAPRLPKPADLLRQLTR
- a CDS encoding ATP12 family chaperone protein, with amino-acid sequence MKRFWDRAGVEAEDGQFRVVLDGRPVRLPGGASLLVPSRALAEALAAEWQLAGGARGGEMGWTDVPLTRLAGTAQERIAPDPEPVVLEIARYGETDLLCYRADRPESLVRRQQENWQPWLDWTERTYGARLRVTAGVVHVAQEPQALAALAQAVAAHDPWGLAALGIAVPALGSLVLGLALAAFRLDAATAHDLAGLDETFQEELWGRDNEAAQRRRQVGEEVALAGRFLELSR